The Nomascus leucogenys isolate Asia chromosome 4, Asia_NLE_v1, whole genome shotgun sequence genome includes the window acagcacacacacaggctGAGCGGAACATTCTAGAGTCAGTGAAGCACCCCTTTATTGTGGAACTGGCCTATGCCTTCCAGACTGGTGGCAAACTCTACCTCATCCTTGAGTGTCTCAGTGGTATGAGTGCGGTCCCAGGCAGGGGTGTTGGGGGCGGTGGGGCAGGAAGCCAGCAAAGGAAGCTCTAGGGGGAAGCTCTTGAGAGATGAGTCCGTGGGGGTTGGCTAGGGGGCCCCCACTCTGtcctacccatccacccatccatctgtgCATCCGtcccatcattcattcattcagcaaacgtCTGTCCAGCACCTACTGTGTCCCTCACGTGTGTTGGGGGTGGATGGGCATGGTGGGAATTTGGATAGAAGTCCAGAGGATGGTTGTGTCTCTTCCTACTCCCCTCCCTGTCTTGTTCTTCTCTCCTGTGTGCCCTGCATCCTGTCAGGTCCCCAGTCCAACTGGTTCATTCTCTGTAGCATCCTCCTCCATCTGTCCACTCTCAGGGGCCTGGTGGGGTGGCCAGAGCACTTTTCTAACTGGGCCGAGGCCTCCCGCTCACCTGCTTTCTAGTGTCTCCTCTGCCGACTGCTGAGGTCGTAGAGCCTGGGGCTGCTCCCAGCCCTTCTGTTCAGAGTCCTGCGGCTGGCCGCCCAGATCAAACCTTGCCCCTAGGCTGACTGTCCCCTGCTGGCTGTGAGCAGTCTTGGCCTGCCTTTCCTTCGTTTGGGCCAGATGAACCCTGCAAGCTTCTGCCTCCATGCTCTGCATTCACTCCGTCCATCTCAACCGCGCTTTCTCTGTTCTGTTGTGTTGGGATTCACTCTGTCTTCCCTGTTTCCTCTGCGAGATCTTTTGGGCTAAGCTCTTGGAGCTGTGGCCTGGGCCTGGCGTATTAGAGCCGTTGTGTACATGTCTGTCTCCCCAGTAGACTGAGCGTCCTGAGGGCAGTGGCTGGGTCTCTTCATCCTGTCCCCAGCTTCAcccagcacagggccaggcaccGAGTAGGCGTCGGTAGATGTTtgctgaattgaattgaatcCCCATGGCAGCTCTGTGAGGCAGGTAGGGCGGGAATTATGAGCCCCTCTTTCcccaagaagaaataaagactcagAAAGCGCAAAGGGGCTTGGACCCAGCACGTGGCTGCTGACGTGTTTGTGTGGTAGGTGGCGAGCTCTTCACGCATCTGGAGCGAGAGGGCATCTTCCTGGAAGATACGGCTTGGTGAGTGTTACTCCTCTGCTTTCCTGAGGCCGCCAGGTCCCTGCCCTACTCCCGCCTTCACCCTGTCTTGTTTCTGCAGCTTCTACCTGGCGGAGATCACGCTGGCCCTGGGCCATCTCCACTCGCAGGGCATCATCTACCGGGACCTCAAGCCCGAGAACATCATGCTCAGCAGCCAGGGTGCGTGTGTGCGTGGGCAGCTGCAGGTGGGCTCTGCAATCTGTGTGTGGGGGGCGGGGCTGAGGAGCtctgtgggtggggtggggcccTGGTCACGCCTCTCCAACACTCTTCCTTAGGCCACATCAAACTGACCGACTTTGGACTCTGCAAGGAGTCGATCCATGAGGGTGCCGTCACTCACACCTTCTGCGGCACCATTGAGTACATGTAAGTGGCACCTGGCTGGCCCAGGGGTCGGGAGGATAGCCCGAAGGGACATGGCCTGACTGACAGTTCCACCTGGACCCCAGGGCCCCTGAGATTCTGGTGCGCAGTGGCCACAACCGGGCTGTGGACTGGTGGAGCCTGGGGGCCCTGATGTACGACATGCTCACTGGATCGGCAAGTCCAGccccctgggaggaggaggagcaggggcagaggtgggagtaGCCCCCTCCTGGGGCaagggcagggtgtggtgggaggCCCACAAGGCTCCtctcaccttcctcctcctccagccgcCCTTCACTGCAGAGAACCGGAAGAAAACCATGGATAAGATCATCAAGGGCAAGCTGGCGCTGCCCCCCTACCTCACCCCAGATGCCCGGGACCTTGTCAAAAAGGTGCggctcccttctctcttctctgggGCCGTGCCAGCCATTCTGCACGTGTTCCTGAGTCTCTCTGGGCTGTGGGGAAGCCAGGGCCAGCCCGGCCTGTGCAGTTTGCCTCTGGGAGTGAAAGGAGCCCCTCCCTTGAAGTCCGGGATTGAGCCCAGGTCTCGGCCCTGTCACAGACCAGCTGCTGCCCTGGCCCAGTCCTTAGGCTGAGTCCTAACCAGTGACACGCTTGTGATGAGCTGGCCACACTTCCATCAAAGGCGAGCATCGGAGGTGTTAGGGGGAGGCCGGACAGCCACGTGGGGAGTTGGAGCCTCACCAAAGCGCCCTGGGGCAATGCCAGGGCCCAGGAGCCTCTGCAAAGCCTTTGTGGAGAAGGTGGCTCCATTGACCAAACCTTGAAAGTCCTGAGGCTATCCATAGGTGGGAACCACACCCAAAAGCATTCTCTCCCATGTCACCTGACCCCCACTCCAGCTAGCCCTGGGACCTGGGGACACATGAGCAGTACCCGCCCAGGCCCTTACCCTCTCTCCTGGTCCCGCAGTTTCTGAAACGGAATCCCAGCCAGCGGATTGGGGGTGGCCCAGGGGATGCTGCTGATGTGCAGGTGGGTTTGGAGCCACCACCAGGGGCAGGGCTGAGTCTCTAAGGGTGCCGGGAATGGGGGCAGGGCCCCAGGGCAGAGGGAGTGAGCAAGGGGGCAAGCAGGGTGAGCTGTGAGTGGGTTTGGGGCATTCTCTACCTACAGAGACATCCCTTTTTCCGGCACATGAATTGGGACGACCTTCTGGCCTGGCGTGTGGACCCCCCTTTCAGGCCCTGTCTGGTGAGCAGGAGGGCCAGTGGCTGGTGGCCGGTGGCGGGTGGCAAGTGGAGAACCCGCATCTTGGTGCCCTCTGACCCCTCCCCACTCTGGTCGGCCCACAGCAGTCAGAGGAGGACGTGAGCCAGTTTGATACCCGCTTCACACGGCAGACGCCGGTGGACAGTCCCGATGACACGGCCCTCAGCGAGAGTGCCAACCAGGCCTTCCTAGTGAGTGCGGGGGCCTGAGGCCTGTGGGACCAGGGCAGGGATTGTGACTAAGGATGGCAGGCACTGAGTGTCGCATGGCCCTGCCTCCGCCCCCCAGGGCTTCACGTACGTGGCGCCGTCTGTCCTGGACAGCATCAAGGAGGGCTTCTCCTTCCAGCCCAAGCTGCGCTCACCCAGGCGCCTCAACAGTAGCCCCCGGGCCCCCATCAGGTACTGAGGGACGTGGAGGTGTGTGGCTGGGGTAGGGACGCTAGCAGGCAGGACGCCAGTTCCAGCCTTGGGTGCCTTGGCCACGTCTGTCAGCCAGTGTTGGCTTTGGTTGCTGTGTCTACCATAGGGACCTCAGTCCCTACACCCTTTGCGGCCAGGCTGCCTGGATGGGAGTTTGTGGAGCCCATGGCCTGTGTGCCTGGGCAGGTGGGAAAGGCTGCCTTCCCTGATTGAGTGCTGGCAGGCCCTGGCAGGGCCTAGGAGGCTCTTattctgccttggtttcccctGCAGCCCCCTCAAGTTCTCCCCTTTTGATGGGTTTCGGCCCAGTCCCAGCCTGCCAGAGCCCACGGAGCCACCTCTACCTCCACTCCTGCCACCGCCGCCACCACCTTCGATCACTGCCCCTCTCCCCATCCGTCCCCCCTCAGGGACCAAGAAGTCCAAGAGGGGCTGTGGGCATCCAGGGCGCTAGGAAgctgggtgggggtgagggtagCCCTTGAGCCCTGTCCCTGCGGCTGTGAGGGCAGCAGGACCCTGGACCAGTTCCAGAGACCTGGGGGTGTGTCTGGGGGGGGGGTGTGAGTGCGTGTGAAAGTGTGTGTCTGCTGGGGCAGCTGTGCCCCTGAATCATGGGCACGGAGGGCCGCCCGCCATGCCCCGCGCTCAGCTGCTCCCGTGGAAGATTAAAGGGCTGAATCATGGCGCTGACCTGGCTCTTTGTGCTGCACAACCCTGGGGGCGGGGTTGGGTTGGATTGTGCCAGGAGAAGCCCCTGGTCCGGGAGGGAGGGGTCTCTGTAGGACCACAGGGCCACAGGCTGGAGGAGTTTTATTTCAAATGGTTGCCTGATGCCTGTGGGTTGGGGGGCCCTTCCCGTGGTGAGCGGGGTACACATGGACTTGGGAACTGGTGGGGGGTGACAGTCTGAGGCATGGTCATGTGGTCTGGGGGTCCAATCCAGCCATGGcattttgggaagcagaggcacagGGAATGAGCGGCTGTGACAGGGATGGGACACCAAGACCGGCCTCTATAGTGCGGTGACATGGAGGCCCTGGCCCCCAGCTGCCCTGGCGCTGTCGTCCCAGGCTGCGCTGCCAGCAAAGGCGTGCAGGTCACTCAGCAGGGCCTCAGCACTGCCCCCTGCGCTCGCTGGTCCTGGGGAGCCGAGGACCAGGTCGCCCTCCGTGTCACTGTCTCTGGCTTCCTCAGGCCGCACGGGGACCTGCTCTGGGCTGGATACCTCTCCACATCGCTGCTCGCCTTCCCCGGGGTCAGCCTGCAGGCCACCATCCGCGACGTTGTCATAGTCTGCATCCTGCTCATCCTCCTGTCGCTCAAGGTCATTGTCTGGGGACCCCAGCTCAGCTCGGGCCTGCAGCCAGCGACCTGGGGGGCTGGCCCAGAGCAGGCGCCGTGTGCGGCCCCACAGCGCGGCACCCAGGCGGGCCGGGTGGTAGTAGCCCCCTGAGTCACGGCTGAGGCGGCGCCAGGCCAGTGCCAGGCCAGTGGCCAGCAgtaggagcagcagcagcagcaggacaaCGGTGACAGAGCTGGAGCCCACGCTGTCCTCCGCACTGCCACCCGAGCCCAAGGCCCCTGGCAGGGCCAGCAGCATACCGAGCCCTAGGGTGCACGGCAGAGCCTGTGGGAGACAGGGCGTAGAGGGCTCAGCacctggggtggggcctggtgtgGGGCAGGCTGGGTGACCAAgaccactttcctttttttctcttcggGATCCTCTTGGGACAGCCAAGCAGAAAAGGCCAAGGCCTTATTTGGTCAACCAGGCTCTGGCCCTGTGAGATCAGCCCCCATC containing:
- the RPS6KB2 gene encoding ribosomal protein S6 kinase beta-2 isoform X1: MAAVFDLDLETEEGSEGEGEPELSPADVCPLAELRAAGLEPVGHYEEVELTETNVNLGPERIGPHCFELLRVLGKGGYGKVFQVRKVQGTNLGKIYAMKVLRKAKIVRNAKDTAHTQAERNILESVKHPFIVELAYAFQTGGKLYLILECLSGGELFTHLEREGIFLEDTACFYLAEITLALGHLHSQGIIYRDLKPENIMLSSQGHIKLTDFGLCKESIHEGAVTHTFCGTIEYMAPEILVRSGHNRAVDWWSLGALMYDMLTGSPPFTAENRKKTMDKIIKGKLALPPYLTPDARDLVKKFLKRNPSQRIGGGPGDAADVQRHPFFRHMNWDDLLAWRVDPPFRPCLQSEEDVSQFDTRFTRQTPVDSPDDTALSESANQAFLGFTYVAPSVLDSIKEGFSFQPKLRSPRRLNSSPRAPIRPHGDLLWAGYLSTSLLAFPGVSLQATIRDVVIVCILLILLSLKAVRPGSRNASSRSQEDQVRAFPGLLTGAWSGMGCRGPCPESQGAQLR
- the RPS6KB2 gene encoding ribosomal protein S6 kinase beta-2 isoform X3 — its product is MAAVFDLDLETEEGSEGEGEPELSPADVCPLAELRAAGLEPVGHYEEVELTETNVNLGPERIGPHCFELLRVLGKGGYGKVFQVRKVQGTNLGKIYAMKVLRKAKIVRNAKDTAHTQAERNILESVKHPFIVELAYAFQTGGKLYLILECLSGGELFTHLEREGIFLEDTACFYLAEITLALGHLHSQGIIYRDLKPENIMLSSQGHIKLTDFGLCKESIHEGAVTHTFCGTIEYMAPEILVRSGHNRAVDWWSLGALMYDMLTGSPPFTAENRKKTMDKIIKGKLALPPYLTPDARDLVKKFLKRNPSQRIGGGPGDAADVQRHPFFRHMNWDDLLAWRVDPPFRPCLQSEEDVSQFDTRFTRQTPVDSPDDTALSESANQAFLGFTYVAPSVLDSIKEGFSFQPKLRSPRRLNSSPRAPIRPHGDLLWAGYLSTSLLAFPGVSLQATIRDVVIVCILLILLSLKAVRPGSRNASSRSQEDQVFCLSFPA
- the RPS6KB2 gene encoding ribosomal protein S6 kinase beta-2 isoform X2; translation: MAAVFDLDLETEEGSEGEGEPELSPADVCPLAELRAAGLEPVGHYEEVELTETNVNLGPERIGPHCFELLRVLGKGGYGKVFQVRKVQGTNLGKIYAMKVLRKAKIVRNAKDTAHTQAERNILESVKHPFIVELAYAFQTGGKLYLILECLSGGELFTHLEREGIFLEDTACFYLAEITLALGHLHSQGIIYRDLKPENIMLSSQGHIKLTDFGLCKESIHEGAVTHTFCGTIEYMAPEILVRSGHNRAVDWWSLGALMYDMLTGSPPFTAENRKKTMDKIIKGKLALPPYLTPDARDLVKKFLKRNPSQRIGGGPGDAADVQRHPFFRHMNWDDLLAWRVDPPFRPCLQSEEDVSQFDTRFTRQTPVDSPDDTALSESANQAFLGFTYVAPSVLDSIKEGFSFQPKLRSPRRLNSSPRAPIRPHGDLLWAGYLSTSLLAFPGVSLQATIRDVVIVCILLILLSLKVIVWGPQLSSGLQPATWGAGPEQAPCAAPQRGTQAGRVVVAP
- the RPS6KB2 gene encoding ribosomal protein S6 kinase beta-2 isoform X4, with product MAAVFDLDLETEEGSEGEGEPELSPADVCPLAELRAAGLEPVGHYEEVELTETNVNLGPERIGPHCFELLRVLGKGGYGKVFQVRKVQGTNLGKIYAMKVLRKAKIVRNAKDTAHTQAERNILESVKHPFIVELAYAFQTGGKLYLILECLSGGELFTHLEREGIFLEDTACFYLAEITLALGHLHSQGIIYRDLKPENIMLSSQGHIKLTDFGLCKESIHEGAVTHTFCGTIEYMAPEILVRSGHNRAVDWWSLGALMYDMLTGSPPFTAENRKKTMDKIIKGKLALPPYLTPDARDLVKKFLKRNPSQRIGGGPGDAADVQRHPFFRHMNWDDLLAWRVDPPFRPCLQSEEDVSQFDTRFTRQTPVDSPDDTALSESANQAFLGFTYVAPSVLDSIKEGFSFQPKLRSPRRLNSSPRAPISPLKFSPFDGFRPSPSLPEPTEPPLPPLLPPPPPPSITAPLPIRPPSGTKKSKRGCGHPGR